A single Polynucleobacter acidiphobus DNA region contains:
- a CDS encoding sulfurtransferase — MNPIITANQLEELINEGSDVLICDCRFDLTNANAGYEMYKNAHITGAIYVNVDKDLSGPKTGKNGRHPLPSPEAWAKTRQRLGIANHTHVVAYDSHGGTFASRLWWMLRSIGHASVQVLDGGLDAWNGSIGHTGREPTPLTATPEAYPYQGVVTIDEMEQNVQADARKMVIDARTPDRFRGENETLDPVGGHIPGATNRCFKENLVSGKFKSPEQLYKEFVLLIGQQKPGTIIHSCGSGVSACHNLLAMEAAGLSGSRLHVGSWSEWCSDPNRPIER, encoded by the coding sequence ATGAATCCCATCATTACCGCAAATCAATTGGAAGAACTCATCAATGAAGGTAGTGATGTCTTGATTTGCGACTGCCGCTTTGATCTCACCAACGCCAACGCCGGCTATGAAATGTACAAAAATGCCCACATCACTGGTGCCATTTATGTCAATGTCGATAAAGATTTATCAGGTCCTAAAACGGGGAAGAATGGTCGGCATCCGCTCCCAAGCCCTGAGGCTTGGGCAAAAACGCGTCAACGTCTTGGAATTGCCAATCACACGCATGTGGTCGCCTACGATAGCCATGGCGGCACCTTTGCAAGCCGCTTATGGTGGATGCTGCGCTCAATTGGCCATGCCTCGGTTCAAGTACTTGATGGCGGCTTAGATGCCTGGAACGGCAGTATTGGTCATACGGGTCGTGAGCCCACTCCATTAACCGCTACGCCAGAGGCCTATCCCTACCAGGGAGTGGTCACCATTGATGAGATGGAGCAAAACGTCCAAGCCGATGCTCGCAAAATGGTGATTGATGCGCGCACGCCAGATCGCTTTCGCGGCGAGAACGAAACTTTAGATCCAGTCGGTGGTCATATTCCCGGAGCAACCAATCGCTGCTTTAAAGAGAATTTGGTCTCGGGTAAATTTAAATCACCAGAGCAACTCTATAAAGAATTTGTTCTCCTGATTGGTCAGCAAAAACCAGGAACGATTATTCATTCGTGTGGGTCTGGAGTGAGTGCTTGCCATAATTTGTTGGCGATGGAAGCAGCGGGCCTCAGTGGCTCTCGCTTACA
- a CDS encoding aromatic ring-hydroxylating oxygenase subunit alpha, giving the protein MTNLATAQFLAPSNLQLPVSAYFDVDLFQRELQLLFQQGPGYVGHELMVPETGSYRTLLAENEGRILVRNHEGPNGVELLSNVCRHRQALMLNGSGKVDNIVCPLHRWTYDLEGQLLGAPHFGDKPCLNLGKSPLQNWQGLLFEGPRDVQADLGQLSVGRDLDFSGYMLDHVEVHECNYNWKTFIEVYLEDYHVVPFHPGLGKFVSCDDLRWEFGDWHSVQTVGIHKELSKPGTATYRAWHDAVLRHHQGQMPKHGAIWLTYYPNVMVEWYPGVLCISTLHPIAPNKTRNIVEFYYPEEITLFEREFIEAERAAYMETCIEDDEIAERMDAGRAALLARGQNEVGPYQSPMEDGMQHFHEWYRREMNY; this is encoded by the coding sequence ATGACTAATCTGGCTACCGCGCAATTTCTTGCGCCGTCCAATTTACAACTGCCGGTTTCGGCATATTTTGACGTTGATTTATTTCAACGTGAACTGCAACTGCTGTTTCAGCAAGGGCCTGGCTACGTCGGCCATGAGCTCATGGTTCCTGAGACTGGTTCGTATCGAACCCTCCTTGCTGAAAATGAGGGGCGCATCCTAGTTCGCAATCATGAGGGCCCCAATGGCGTGGAACTGCTATCGAACGTCTGCCGCCATCGCCAAGCCTTGATGCTCAATGGTAGCGGTAAGGTCGACAACATCGTTTGTCCTCTGCATCGCTGGACCTATGATCTAGAAGGTCAGTTGCTGGGCGCTCCGCATTTTGGCGATAAGCCCTGTTTAAATCTTGGCAAATCGCCCCTGCAAAACTGGCAAGGTCTCCTATTTGAGGGTCCTCGCGATGTCCAAGCAGACCTAGGTCAACTTTCTGTTGGACGCGATTTAGATTTCTCGGGATATATGCTCGACCACGTTGAGGTGCACGAGTGCAACTACAACTGGAAGACCTTTATTGAGGTGTATCTGGAGGACTATCACGTGGTGCCCTTTCATCCAGGTCTTGGGAAATTTGTATCCTGCGACGATTTGCGCTGGGAGTTTGGCGACTGGCACAGCGTGCAGACCGTCGGTATTCATAAAGAACTAAGCAAGCCTGGTACAGCAACCTATCGCGCCTGGCATGACGCGGTTTTACGTCACCACCAAGGGCAAATGCCTAAGCATGGTGCGATTTGGCTCACTTACTACCCCAATGTGATGGTCGAGTGGTATCCAGGCGTGCTCTGCATTTCAACACTGCACCCGATTGCCCCAAATAAGACCCGCAATATCGTCGAGTTTTATTACCCTGAAGAAATTACTCTTTTTGAGCGCGAGTTTATTGAGGCTGAGCGCGCAGCCTATATGGAAACCTGCATTGAGGATGACGAAATTGCTGAGCGTATGGATGCAGGTCGTGCGGCACTACTCGCTCGCGGTCAGAACGAAGTTGGCCCCTATCAAAGCCCTATGGAAGATGGTATGCAACACTTCCACGAATGGTATCGTCGTGAAATGAACTACTAA
- the xseB gene encoding exodeoxyribonuclease VII small subunit → MASKKTTSASPESTIDPQMRYEAALKELESLVMAMESGKLSLEETLAAYQRGAALLKHCQGVLAQVEQQVKVIES, encoded by the coding sequence ATGGCTAGTAAGAAAACCACCTCGGCTTCGCCCGAATCCACCATTGACCCCCAAATGCGCTATGAGGCAGCCCTCAAGGAGCTGGAGTCCTTGGTGATGGCGATGGAGTCTGGCAAGCTTTCCTTAGAGGAGACCTTGGCCGCCTATCAGCGCGGTGCTGCTTTACTCAAACACTGTCAAGGTGTTTTGGCTCAGGTCGAGCAACAAGTTAAAGTGATCGAGAGTTAA
- a CDS encoding polyprenyl synthetase family protein — protein sequence MSSFSFEAWLASQSQRAESALLQYLDPDTALPQHLHTAMRYAVLGGGKRIRPLLVFAASELGSVDRVDASLVNRAASAIEMIHTYSLVHDDLPCMDDDDLRRGRPTVHKAFDEATALLVGDALQTRAFEVLSHPISVDPQISLAQLRMIESLAYASGSKGMAGGQAIDLQNVGKKMDLPALEEMHAMKTGALLICAVQLGGIGAQLPPASMALLNTYAKALGLAFQVVDDILDATADSATLGKTAGKDAAQDKPTYVTLKGLDYANKLATELKGRALDSLSEFGPQAEALRHLAHLVVDRKK from the coding sequence ATGAGCTCATTTTCATTCGAGGCGTGGTTGGCCTCCCAATCGCAGCGAGCAGAAAGCGCGCTCCTTCAGTACCTCGATCCCGATACTGCGTTGCCCCAGCATTTGCATACCGCGATGCGCTATGCCGTTCTTGGTGGCGGCAAACGAATTCGTCCCTTATTGGTATTTGCTGCCAGTGAGTTGGGATCAGTTGATCGTGTGGATGCATCGCTTGTAAATCGCGCTGCCAGTGCGATTGAGATGATTCATACTTATTCACTCGTGCACGATGATTTACCATGCATGGACGATGATGATTTGCGCCGTGGACGTCCCACGGTGCATAAAGCCTTTGATGAGGCAACCGCTTTGCTGGTGGGGGATGCCTTACAAACCCGTGCCTTTGAAGTTCTGTCTCATCCAATTAGCGTGGATCCTCAGATTAGTCTTGCCCAGTTACGCATGATTGAATCATTGGCGTATGCCTCGGGCTCAAAAGGCATGGCAGGTGGTCAAGCGATTGATCTTCAAAATGTGGGCAAGAAAATGGATTTGCCAGCTTTGGAAGAAATGCACGCCATGAAAACAGGCGCTCTTCTAATTTGCGCCGTACAGCTGGGTGGGATTGGTGCTCAATTACCACCGGCTTCCATGGCTTTGCTGAATACCTATGCCAAAGCTCTTGGCTTGGCGTTTCAGGTGGTGGACGATATTTTGGATGCCACTGCCGATAGCGCGACGCTTGGGAAAACAGCGGGCAAGGATGCGGCGCAAGACAAGCCTACCTATGTGACCCTGAAGGGTTTAGACTATGCAAACAAACTAGCTACAGAATTAAAGGGGAGAGCGTTAGACAGCCTTAGTGAGTTTGGGCCGCAGGCAGAGGCCTTGCGCCATTTGGCTCATTTGGTTGTCGATCGCAAAAAATAG
- the dxs gene encoding 1-deoxy-D-xylulose-5-phosphate synthase has product MNDPRDLRKLTREELPALADELRQYIVDSVSKTGGHLSSNLGTVELSIALHYVFDTPHDRIVWDVGHQSYPHKILTGRRDQMHSLRQFGGLSGFPRRSESEYDTFGTAHSSTSISAAMGMARAAQTKGEDRVAVAVIGDGAMSAGMAFEAMNNAGVYENMPLVVILNDNDMSISPAVGALNRYLARLLSGNIYSATKKGIDSVLSSMAPPLREFAKRLEDHAKGFVSPSTIFEEFGFTYFGPIDGHDLDTLIPMMQNVRRLAKEGNGPQFLHVITRKGQGYMLAEADPILYHGPGKFNPQEGIKSSGASKKTFTQVFGEWLCDMAQADPKLVGITPAMREGSGLVGFEKRFPDRYYDVGIAEQHSVTFAAGMACEGMKPVVAIYSTFLQRAYDQLIHDVALQDLPIVFAIDRAGLVGADGATHAGAYDIAYLRCIPNMLIMTPADEAECRDLLTTAYHQNHPTAVRYPRGAGIGNLPSKELRTLPLGRGEIRREAQTTGKRLAILAFGTLLYPALDVAQKLDATVVNMRFVKPLDIDLIQTLARNHDYFVTVEDGCVQGGAGSACMEAMNLLGITKPLLALGLPDAFIEHGDYNLLMAQCGLDAAGIEASILGRFPDLGTAPLNLKTPSDQVPVGK; this is encoded by the coding sequence ATGAATGACCCGCGCGATTTGCGCAAATTGACGCGTGAAGAGTTACCGGCCTTAGCCGATGAGCTGCGGCAATACATTGTGGACTCCGTATCGAAAACGGGTGGGCACTTGTCTTCCAATTTAGGAACGGTTGAGTTATCGATTGCACTTCACTATGTATTTGATACACCGCACGATCGGATCGTGTGGGATGTGGGTCATCAAAGTTATCCGCATAAGATTTTGACTGGACGTCGCGATCAGATGCATTCCTTACGGCAATTTGGGGGATTGTCAGGATTTCCAAGACGCTCTGAGAGTGAGTACGACACCTTCGGTACCGCACATTCCTCTACCAGCATCTCTGCAGCGATGGGAATGGCACGGGCTGCGCAAACCAAGGGAGAGGATCGGGTGGCAGTTGCTGTGATCGGGGATGGCGCCATGAGTGCGGGTATGGCCTTTGAAGCCATGAACAATGCAGGTGTCTACGAGAACATGCCGCTCGTGGTGATTCTGAATGACAACGACATGTCAATTTCACCAGCGGTTGGGGCGCTTAATCGCTACTTGGCACGCTTACTTAGCGGCAATATTTATTCTGCGACCAAAAAAGGAATTGATTCAGTTCTGTCCTCGATGGCTCCGCCCTTACGGGAGTTTGCCAAGCGCCTTGAAGATCATGCCAAGGGTTTTGTATCACCATCGACCATCTTTGAGGAGTTCGGGTTTACGTACTTTGGCCCAATCGATGGGCATGATTTGGATACCTTAATTCCGATGATGCAAAACGTTCGCCGCTTAGCCAAAGAAGGCAACGGCCCTCAGTTCTTGCACGTCATTACTCGCAAAGGCCAAGGTTATATGTTGGCTGAAGCGGATCCCATTTTGTATCACGGTCCCGGTAAATTTAATCCTCAGGAAGGCATTAAATCGAGTGGCGCCAGTAAAAAAACATTTACCCAGGTATTTGGGGAGTGGTTATGCGATATGGCGCAAGCCGATCCAAAGTTGGTCGGTATCACACCTGCGATGCGCGAAGGCTCCGGATTAGTGGGGTTTGAAAAGCGTTTTCCCGATCGTTACTATGATGTGGGGATTGCCGAGCAACACTCGGTTACCTTTGCAGCTGGCATGGCCTGCGAAGGGATGAAACCCGTTGTTGCTATTTATTCCACCTTCTTGCAGCGTGCCTACGATCAATTGATTCATGATGTGGCCTTGCAAGATTTACCGATTGTGTTTGCAATTGATCGCGCTGGCTTGGTAGGCGCCGATGGTGCGACTCATGCCGGGGCATACGACATTGCCTATTTGCGCTGCATTCCCAATATGCTAATCATGACCCCAGCCGATGAGGCGGAGTGCCGTGATTTATTGACAACGGCCTATCATCAAAATCACCCCACAGCGGTTCGTTATCCACGGGGTGCTGGCATTGGCAATCTGCCATCCAAAGAGTTGCGCACCTTACCACTCGGTCGCGGTGAGATTAGGCGGGAGGCACAAACGACCGGTAAGCGCCTAGCCATTCTTGCATTTGGAACATTGCTATATCCAGCACTTGATGTTGCGCAGAAGCTTGATGCTACGGTCGTCAATATGCGCTTTGTGAAGCCGCTTGATATTGACTTGATTCAGACGCTTGCCCGCAATCATGATTACTTTGTAACGGTTGAGGATGGTTGTGTTCAAGGTGGCGCAGGAAGTGCCTGTATGGAAGCCATGAACCTCTTGGGAATCACTAAACCACTATTAGCTTTGGGCTTGCCAGACGCCTTCATTGAGCACGGGGATTACAACTTGCTGATGGCGCAATGTGGACTGGATGCCGCCGGAATAGAAGCCTCGATTCTTGGACGTTTCCCGGATTTGGGTACTGCGCCACTGAACCTCAAGACCCCATCGGATCAGGTCCCCGTCGGTAAATAA
- the folE2 gene encoding GTP cyclohydrolase FolE2 has product MNDLNTSFLNTKALPDVQGSDDARSLAIERVGIRGIKHPIQVQSGSGSFPTVARFEMDVALPADQKGTHMSRFVQLLQEQHGKYDGLAIVQMAKNMLPLLHAKQGRIQMQYTHFVKKSAPISAVESWMDYEVTYLVEAKEGSDQTIEADLYLKAIVPVMSLCPCSKEISEYGAHNQRSHVTILVKLDADANLGVEEVLRIAETEASSELWAILKRPDEKWVTEHAYENPKFVEDLVRDVATRLKHDQRILSLTVEAENFESIHNHSAFARISLP; this is encoded by the coding sequence ATGAATGACCTCAATACCAGCTTTCTCAACACCAAAGCATTGCCTGATGTGCAAGGCAGTGACGATGCGCGATCACTAGCGATTGAGCGTGTTGGGATTCGGGGTATCAAGCACCCCATTCAGGTTCAAAGCGGCTCCGGTTCATTTCCAACGGTCGCTCGTTTTGAGATGGACGTGGCATTACCTGCCGATCAAAAGGGTACGCATATGTCGCGCTTTGTGCAGTTACTGCAAGAGCAACATGGCAAATATGATGGCTTGGCAATTGTGCAAATGGCCAAAAACATGCTGCCTCTCCTGCACGCTAAGCAAGGCCGTATTCAAATGCAATACACCCACTTTGTCAAAAAAAGTGCCCCAATCTCCGCAGTTGAGAGTTGGATGGATTACGAGGTAACGTATCTGGTTGAGGCAAAAGAAGGTTCCGATCAAACGATTGAGGCTGATCTTTATTTAAAGGCCATCGTGCCGGTGATGAGCTTATGCCCTTGTTCTAAAGAGATCTCGGAGTATGGCGCTCATAATCAGCGTTCGCATGTCACGATTTTGGTCAAGCTGGATGCCGATGCTAATCTTGGTGTGGAAGAGGTGTTACGCATTGCTGAAACAGAAGCGTCTAGCGAGTTATGGGCTATTTTGAAGCGCCCTGATGAGAAATGGGTCACAGAGCATGCCTATGAGAATCCGAAATTTGTGGAGGATCTGGTACGGGATGTCGCCACTCGCCTAAAGCATGATCAGCGTATTCTGTCGTTGACAGTGGAAGCAGAGAACTTTGAGTCCATCCATAACCACAGCGCGTTTGCCCGCATTAGTCTTCCCTAG
- the tsaD gene encoding tRNA (adenosine(37)-N6)-threonylcarbamoyltransferase complex transferase subunit TsaD, with amino-acid sequence MIVLGIETSCDETGLAVYDTGAWETGKSAFEGILGAALHSQIEMHQDYGGVVPELASRDHVRRLIPLLNKALKESSCTIDKLDGLAYTQGPGLAGALLVGSAFANALALAIQKPLVGVHHLEGHLLSPLLADGSSRPPEFPFVALLVSGGHTQLMLVNRIGDYQLLGETVDDAAGEAFDKTAKLLGLDYPGGAALSRLAESGKAAGFDLPRPMLHSKDLDFSFSGLKTAVLHQVKKAQSTNSDTESFRANLACAFVEAVTDVLSHKAMAALEQMECRDLVVAGGVGANTQLRKKLTAMAAARGYQVHYPPIELCTDNGVMIAFAGALRLLQSSSTTHGAFDIKPRWDLSSLNTQSN; translated from the coding sequence ATGATAGTCCTCGGTATTGAGACCTCCTGCGACGAAACTGGCCTTGCCGTCTATGACACAGGGGCCTGGGAGACTGGCAAATCAGCGTTTGAGGGTATTTTAGGGGCCGCATTGCATTCACAGATTGAGATGCATCAGGATTATGGTGGGGTTGTGCCTGAACTAGCCTCGCGGGACCATGTTCGACGCTTAATTCCCTTATTAAACAAGGCGTTAAAAGAATCCTCCTGCACCATCGATAAGCTCGATGGGCTAGCCTATACCCAGGGGCCAGGCCTTGCAGGCGCCCTGCTGGTGGGATCAGCCTTTGCCAATGCTCTGGCGCTTGCAATCCAAAAACCCCTAGTGGGAGTTCATCATTTAGAGGGTCATCTGCTATCCCCTTTATTAGCAGATGGATCCTCGCGCCCACCTGAATTCCCCTTTGTTGCCCTACTGGTTTCTGGGGGGCATACTCAACTCATGCTCGTAAATCGGATTGGGGACTATCAACTGCTTGGGGAAACAGTTGATGATGCAGCGGGTGAGGCGTTTGACAAGACTGCCAAATTATTGGGGCTTGATTATCCGGGAGGAGCCGCTCTGTCACGATTAGCTGAGTCCGGAAAAGCTGCAGGATTTGATTTGCCCAGACCGATGTTGCATTCCAAGGATTTGGATTTTTCGTTTTCGGGACTAAAAACTGCAGTGCTGCACCAAGTCAAAAAAGCACAATCCACCAATTCTGATACCGAGTCTTTTCGTGCCAACCTCGCCTGTGCATTTGTTGAGGCCGTGACCGATGTCTTAAGTCATAAAGCAATGGCAGCACTCGAGCAAATGGAGTGTCGTGATTTAGTGGTTGCTGGAGGTGTGGGTGCCAATACCCAGCTTCGCAAAAAACTCACGGCAATGGCAGCCGCGCGCGGGTATCAGGTTCACTATCCACCAATCGAGTTATGTACCGATAACGGAGTGATGATTGCGTTTGCAGGAGCACTTCGTCTACTACAAAGTAGTTCAACCACGCATGGGGCGTTTGATATTAAGCCCCGCTGGGATCTAAGTTCTTTAAATACCCAGAGCAACTAG
- the rpsU gene encoding 30S ribosomal protein S21 has product MTTVRLRENEPFEVALRRFKRTIEKNGLLTDLRAREFYEKPTAERKRKKAAAAKRHYKRIRSQMLPKKLY; this is encoded by the coding sequence ATGACCACAGTCCGCCTTCGCGAAAACGAACCATTTGAAGTGGCATTGCGCCGCTTTAAGCGCACCATTGAGAAGAATGGTCTATTGACCGATCTTCGTGCACGTGAGTTCTATGAGAAACCCACGGCCGAGCGTAAGCGCAAAAAAGCAGCCGCTGCAAAACGCCATTACAAGCGCATTCGTAGCCAGATGTTGCCCAAAAAGCTTTACTAA
- a CDS encoding helix-turn-helix domain-containing protein: MTTKSTKALTHKQMVNKMLKNSAVKAELNRLNSEELSILDEILAARKEAGLSQAQVAKRMGTQAPAIARLESALASGKHSPSLNTLRKYAAALGKRIELHLV, from the coding sequence ATGACAACCAAATCGACTAAAGCTCTGACCCATAAACAAATGGTCAACAAGATGCTTAAGAATTCAGCTGTAAAGGCTGAACTCAATCGGCTCAATAGCGAAGAACTCTCAATTTTGGATGAAATCCTTGCTGCACGAAAAGAGGCTGGATTATCCCAGGCTCAGGTTGCCAAACGGATGGGAACCCAAGCGCCAGCCATTGCAAGGCTAGAAAGTGCTTTAGCCTCTGGAAAACACTCCCCTAGCCTTAATACTCTTCGTAAATATGCGGCTGCCTTGGGAAAGCGAATTGAACTACATTTGGTTTGA
- a CDS encoding type II toxin-antitoxin system RelE/ParE family toxin, with product MKYSIIYYSQEVQEEIMNLPVTLQARYIGLTDRMMEHGPNLGLPHTDAFGGGLFELRLKGAEGIARVFFCLVVKQKIVMLHSFIKKTQKTPDRELKLAKQRMKEFKK from the coding sequence ATGAAATACTCCATCATTTATTACAGTCAAGAGGTTCAGGAAGAAATCATGAATTTGCCAGTTACGCTTCAAGCCCGATATATCGGCTTAACTGACCGAATGATGGAGCATGGACCCAACTTAGGCTTACCTCATACCGATGCATTTGGAGGTGGCCTATTTGAACTAAGGCTTAAAGGTGCAGAGGGTATTGCGCGTGTTTTCTTTTGCTTAGTTGTAAAACAAAAAATTGTCATGCTTCATAGCTTTATAAAGAAAACTCAAAAGACCCCCGATAGAGAATTAAAGCTTGCTAAGCAACGCATGAAGGAGTTTAAGAAATGA
- a CDS encoding GatB/YqeY domain-containing protein: protein MTLKEQITEDMKSAMRAKEAERLGTIRLLLAAIKQREVDERITVDDAGIIAIIEKLIKQRKDSIEQFQKAGRTDLVDQESKELGILQAYMPAQLSEAEVQAAIQKTISSLGAAGPQDMGKVIGALKSQLAGKADMGMVSGLVKAALAK, encoded by the coding sequence ATGACTCTCAAAGAGCAAATTACCGAAGACATGAAGTCAGCTATGCGTGCCAAAGAGGCCGAGCGTCTTGGCACCATTCGCTTGCTGTTAGCGGCAATCAAACAGCGAGAAGTCGATGAGCGTATTACGGTGGATGATGCTGGAATTATTGCCATCATTGAAAAACTCATCAAGCAGCGCAAAGATTCAATTGAGCAGTTTCAGAAAGCAGGGCGCACTGACCTAGTTGACCAAGAATCAAAAGAGTTAGGTATCTTGCAAGCGTATATGCCAGCCCAACTATCAGAGGCTGAAGTGCAGGCGGCGATTCAAAAGACAATTTCGAGCTTAGGAGCTGCAGGCCCACAAGATATGGGCAAAGTGATTGGGGCGCTCAAGTCGCAACTTGCTGGGAAAGCAGATATGGGAATGGTATCTGGATTAGTAAAAGCCGCTCTCGCAAAATAA
- the dnaG gene encoding DNA primase, which yields MALIPQSFISDLLNRVDIVDVVGKHVKLKKAGANYQGLCPFHQEKSPSFSVSPTKQFYHCFGCGAHGSAIGFMMEYSGQSYVDAIEDLARSVGLTVPREERNVRDVIAQKQALALGEVMTIASDWYSQQLKGSQRAIDYLKGRGLTGEIAKRYGLGYAPDGWQGLEAVFDSYSKDETAKLLIEAGLIIQGEGTDNQGKTKRYDRFRDRIMFPIRNPKGQVIAFGGRILDQGEPKYLNSPETPLFSKGNTLYGLFEGRLAIRDRGFVLVCEGYMDVVALAQLGFANAVATLGTACTPFHVRTLLRQTDRIVFSFDGDAAGQRAAQRALEATLPILSDDKEIRFLFLPSEHDPDSYIRQYGAAAFEQAIQQAMSLSGFFFKLASEGNDLGTPEGRAKTHHVAKPWLQSMPAIALRSQLLRELANRTASSVSELEQFCALTPATKTPLPTTQAQTKPQTIKPAITKPIAPRSAKQSRANIEPPKPTDLSEHIMRLLIQFPILGKGMNPDQRQLALEVAKKRSNKAHDLMSDLIHQCDILEINSQNPNSSFAVFQDQLASSPLAELYQILRQRILGSEIEYLGAKEDLDGVLSKLELGHLKVEMTEIAEKMTQGTANTQDLERYREISQRLSKG from the coding sequence ATGGCGCTCATTCCTCAATCCTTTATCTCCGATTTACTTAATCGGGTCGATATTGTTGATGTGGTCGGAAAGCACGTCAAACTCAAAAAGGCAGGCGCTAACTACCAAGGCTTGTGCCCCTTTCATCAAGAGAAGTCACCCTCGTTTTCAGTATCTCCCACGAAGCAGTTTTATCACTGCTTTGGTTGTGGGGCGCATGGCTCGGCAATCGGTTTCATGATGGAGTACTCTGGTCAATCGTATGTCGATGCCATCGAAGATCTTGCTCGCTCGGTAGGTCTCACTGTTCCACGTGAGGAGCGCAATGTTCGTGATGTGATTGCGCAAAAGCAGGCCCTCGCGCTTGGTGAGGTGATGACGATAGCGAGCGATTGGTATTCCCAGCAACTAAAAGGATCGCAGCGGGCCATTGACTATCTGAAGGGGCGTGGTTTGACCGGCGAGATTGCAAAGCGCTATGGCCTTGGTTATGCGCCCGATGGCTGGCAGGGGCTCGAAGCGGTGTTTGATTCGTATAGTAAGGATGAAACCGCCAAATTACTGATTGAGGCTGGCTTAATTATTCAGGGAGAGGGGACGGATAACCAGGGTAAGACCAAGCGTTATGACCGCTTTCGCGATCGAATCATGTTCCCCATTCGTAATCCCAAAGGACAAGTCATTGCCTTTGGCGGCCGCATCTTAGATCAAGGAGAGCCTAAGTATTTAAATTCTCCGGAGACTCCTTTGTTCTCCAAAGGAAATACTCTCTACGGATTATTTGAGGGGCGCTTGGCAATTCGAGATCGGGGATTTGTGTTGGTGTGTGAGGGCTATATGGATGTTGTGGCCTTGGCTCAACTGGGATTCGCCAATGCAGTCGCTACTCTAGGTACTGCGTGCACGCCATTCCACGTTCGTACGTTATTACGCCAAACCGATCGGATCGTATTCTCATTCGATGGGGATGCGGCTGGTCAACGTGCCGCGCAGCGTGCGCTGGAGGCAACCCTACCCATCTTGAGTGACGATAAAGAAATTCGTTTTTTATTCTTGCCTAGTGAGCACGATCCCGATAGCTATATTCGCCAATATGGCGCTGCCGCGTTTGAGCAAGCGATTCAGCAAGCGATGTCATTATCGGGATTCTTTTTCAAGCTCGCGAGCGAAGGCAATGATCTCGGAACCCCTGAGGGTCGAGCTAAAACCCACCATGTTGCTAAGCCCTGGTTGCAATCGATGCCAGCAATTGCTTTGCGCTCTCAACTGCTGCGTGAGCTTGCGAATCGCACCGCATCGAGTGTGAGTGAGCTCGAGCAATTTTGTGCATTGACTCCTGCTACTAAAACTCCGCTCCCTACCACTCAAGCCCAAACTAAACCGCAGACTATCAAACCAGCAATTACAAAACCGATCGCCCCACGATCGGCAAAACAGTCCCGTGCCAACATTGAGCCGCCCAAGCCAACCGATTTATCAGAACATATCATGCGATTACTGATCCAGTTCCCGATTCTTGGAAAAGGCATGAACCCTGATCAACGTCAATTGGCATTGGAGGTCGCCAAAAAACGATCGAACAAGGCGCACGATTTAATGAGCGATCTGATTCATCAGTGTGACATTCTGGAGATTAATTCGCAAAATCCAAATTCCTCTTTTGCGGTTTTCCAAGATCAGTTGGCATCTAGCCCATTAGCCGAGCTCTATCAAATTCTCCGCCAACGCATTTTGGGGTCTGAGATCGAGTATCTTGGGGCAAAAGAAGATCTCGATGGGGTCCTCAGTAAGTTGGAATTGGGTCATCTAAAAGTCGAAATGACTGAAATTGCCGAAAAAATGACTCAGGGAACTGCAAATACACAAGATTTAGAGCGCTACCGGGAAATTAGCCAGCGTTTGAGTAAGGGGTAG